The nucleotide sequence GCCCGGTACAACGTTGAGCAAGACCGGTCCCGGCGCTTCGAACAGCAAGCCATAGACGATATTGTTGAAAGCGGTGTCATTGTCCCGCAGGCTGTCCTGCACAATGCTGAAATCCGCAAATAGGGCGCGCAGACCGACAAGATCATGCATCGCTGCAGGTTCCACGCAAAGCGTGGCAACCTCGCCCGTCAACCCCTGTTTGACCAGATGCGCGCGGGTTTCCTTCTGCTGTTTGACCAGATGCGCGGCCATTTTGTTGCGTTCGCCCAACCATCCTTCGGGGATCACTGGTATCGCATAGGGGCTGGCGGTGATCGAATAGCTCAACAAAGGAACCGGACCAATATGCATGACGCTCAAACGCCCGCGTTGGGCCTGTGCGGCGTCAATGATAGGGGCAAGATCTGCAGTAGTCCCCTCTGGGCCCTGAAGGGCAAGGAATGTCGCGCTGGTCATGGTTCGGCCTCTTGGTTAATTCCGTTTGACCTTAGGCCTCTACTGTGGTCGTGGATTGAGATTGGTCAATTCAGAGCCGGAGAGTGTTATGCACACTTGTTATGATATGCTTAGCACCCCTAAAAACGCGCGGGCCATGATCGCCACGGTACCGATTGGGTGATCTGGTTGGTAGGCAATGGTGTCGTTACACCCATCACCCGCAATGCCCCGGAATGGGAGTTCGCCCCCACCCACATCGCACGCGCTGGCTTGTCCGGATGGAAGAGGAGCGACCAGGATGGATCAGCATAATGTCCAGCTGGACAGGTAGACCTCTAACAACGGGTTTTGATAAAGCACGAAAATACCCGACAGCACGACCAGCCCGGTTGCGCCTGCAAGCCAATAGATCGCAGGATGATTGCTCATGCCGTCGCCCTCCTTTCGGACAGGGTGCGCTCGGTGATTGGCCAATTCAATATGGCCGCCAGAATGCTCAGACCAATCGCAATGCCCCAGGCCATGTCATAGCTACCCGTGTGATCATAGAGCCAGCCGCCAAGCCAGCCACCCGCGAATGACCCCAGCTGATGCGCAAAAAAGACAATGCCACCCAGCATGGACATGTGTTTGACACCAAAGACCGCAGCAACAGTACCGTTGGTCAAAGGCACGGTAGACAACCAAAACAGCCCCATGACCGCACCAAACACATAGGCGGAACCGGCCGTGACGGGCAAGAGTACAAAGGCTGCAATCGCAAGGGCGCGACCCAAATAGATCCATGAAAGCAGCATCGGCTTACGGTGCCTGCCACCCCAAAGGCCCGCAAAATAGGTGCCAGCGATATTGACCAAACCGATCAGGGCCAGAACAATCGTAGCGACGCCACTGCCGACACCCTCATCCGCGAGGTATGCGGGCAGATGAACGGCGATAAAGACCACCTGAAATCCGCATGCAAAAAAACCCAGAGACAAAAGCCAGAAGTCGCGTTCTGCAAAAGCATCGCGCAGGGCCTGCGCAAAGGTCACGTCTTCATCGGCACTGGCGATGGGCGCAGGTGCGTTCCTAATCCCGAAGGCCAGAGGAAACATCGCAAGAGCAAGAACGGAAAAGGTGATCAGCGCCCCTTGCCACTCTAATCCCACAATCAAGCCAAGCGAGATGGGTAGCAAGGCAAATTGCCCGAAAGAACCGACGGACATGGTGATTCCCATCGCGAGCGAGCGTTGCGCTGGCGCGACCAGACGGCTGATCGCCGCGAAGATAACCGGAAATGTCGTGCCCGACAGCCCCAACCCAATCAGAACGCCTGCACCAAGAATGAACAGGCCCTCGCCTGCAACCACACTCATCATCCAAAGCCCAAGACCATAAAGGACTGCCCCAATGGTGATGACAGGCTTCGCCCCAAACCGGTCAGCCAGCATGCCGGTGAAGGGCTGACTGGCGCCCCAGACCAGATTTTGCAGCGCAATCGCAAATGCAAAGGTCTCGCGCCCCCAGCCCTGATCCATGCTGACAGGTTGCAGGAACAGTCCGAAAGTATGGCGAACACCCAGCGAGATAAGCAGGATCAAAGACCCGCAGATAAGTGCGACGCTGGCACCATGCCATTTGCTGGTTGTCTGGGCTGTCATATCTGGCGCCCTACTTCATGGGCGGCAAGGCGTTCCAAAAGCGCCATCGTGTCTGCGCCAATCATCTGGGCATAATCAGCTTGCGCCCTCCGCCAAAGCGGCTCTGCCGCCACCAGTGTGACCCGGCCCATATCGGTCAATGAAATCATACGCTTGCGTCCATCCTCTCCCACGCTCATTTTTATGAGGGATTGCCTTTCTAGAACACGCAGGTTGCGTCCCAATGTACTGCGGTCCAGTCCCACATCCGCGGCTAATGCAGAGATGGACAGGTTTGTCGCGTCATTGATGCGCCGCAGCAGCCGAAACATGGTGACCTTGACACCAGCGGGGGCAAGCATCGCATCATAATGCGATGTGCTCTGGGCCGCCGCCTGGCGCAATGCTGTACAGATGCAGGCCTCTACCATAATACTGGTATATACCCGCAATATGATTGACACAAATCAAAATCCGGTTGATGAGATTGCGATACGATCCAACCATGCCCGCTGCAACAAACAAACCCGAACTACTTGCGACCTTTGATAAGGATCTTGCCAAGCTGCGAAAAACGCTTGATGGCGTTGATGAAGAACATGCCTCTTTGTCAGCGCCTGATGATGGCACGACGATCAAAGGGGTTGTCGCGCACCGCACGCATTGGATGAGTATGTTCCACCAATGGTATGAAGATGGGGTCGCAGGTCGCGAGGTCCACGTCCCTGCTAAGGGTTACAAGTGGAACCAGCTAAAGGAATACAACGCACCCCTTTATGCCAAGGGGAATGCGATGGATTGGGACAATCTGCGATCAGAGTTTGATGTGGCATGCGACACTCTGCGGGCCTTTATCGCGGAACATGACGAAGGTGATCTCTATAAAGCAGCTGCGCACGCATGGACGGGTAAATGGACCCTTGGCCGATTTGCTGAGGCATCTGGTCCGTCCCATTTCCGATCTGCGAACACCTATATTCGTAAGGTCCTCCGCGCGGCAAGCACGACCTAGCGGTGCTTGCGAAACAGCCGTTTGTTCAGTGCGACAAACCGGTCAATCGGCCAAGTCCAGAAAGACCGATCCTTAGCCCGGAGGTATACATAACCCAGCCAGCTGGCAAAGGCCGCGCCGATAACATCGACAATCAGGTCGCCCATCGTATCCATCAATCCCGATTTTTGCATATTGAGGCCAAACCACTGGTCCATTGCGAATTCGAAAATCTCCCAACAGGTGCCGACAGTGACCGCAAGTCCAAATGCCATCACGCACATGGCCCACGGCGGGGCCGCAAAACGGTCACCCTCGAACATCATCAGCACAAAGACAAAGCCCAACAGGCCAAACCCGATGGCCGATGATCCGTGCAAGGCGATATCCCACCACCAGACACGTTCATAAAAATCAAAGGCCTCGCCCATGAAAACCGAGGCCACCATAAAAATCGTCATGGCGACGACAAAGGGCAGTGGCAGGGTGATGTCCAAACGGCTGGCCAGAAACAGTGGCGCTAGAGCCAGCGCAAGCGTCGCAAGCGCCACAAAAGTCAGCGACCAGCGCCCCTCGAATGCGGCGGCGATGGCCGAAAGGAAAAGGAGTGCCCAAATACCGTGCACAAGGATACCTTGCTGGCGCAGATGCGAGATCATGAGAGCAACCCCTGTAATCTAAGGCGTTCCTTACCTATATGTCAGTCATGCCCCAACCATTCAAGGACCGGCCCGGCCGGATTGCCAGCTATAACATCCGCAAGGCACGTGGCCTTGACGGGAAGCGTGATCCGGGCCGTATCGTAGATGTCATCAACGGATTGGATGCGGATATCATCGCATTGCAAGAAGCAGACCGACGATTGGGCGACCGGCCTGCGGCCTTGCCCCGTGATCTCATTGCAAGGGCAACCGATTTTGACGTCGTTCCGCTGGCCACCAACACGGTCAGCATTGGCTGGCATGGCAATGCTGTCTTGGTGCGGCGCGGTACGGCCGTGGCCGAAACGAACCTGTTTGACTTGCCCGGCGCAGAGCCGCGCGGTGCAGTTTCGGTTGAACTGGAACATGGTCCGACCATCGTCGGGGTGCATTTGGGGCTTTTACGCAGTTCGCGACGCAACCAACTGGACACGATTTTGTCCCGGCTCGGGTCGTCTGAAAACAACATTATCATCGGTGATATGAACGAATGGGCCACGCGCCGCGGGTTTGAGCCGCTTGAGGAGGCTTACACCCTTTATGCTCCGGGGCGCAGTTTTCATGCGCGGCGCCCGGTGGCCGCACTGGACCGGGTGGCTCTGTCCCAAGGACTGCACCTGACCGATGCAGGTGTGGAACAAGGCCGTTTGGCCAAGCGCGCCTCTGATCATCTGCCAATATGGGCTGATGTGCGAAATGAAGGCCTATCGCGTTGATAAGCCGCAATTACTGCACTGATGTGGGATGCTAAGGGTGGCCCGTCTTTGACGGGGTATCTCCGACGTGTCAATTTTACTTACGCTCATAGCCCCGCTTGGGCTGTTAATCTGGATTGTCTATCGCGGCTGGCCGGTTCTTTTGGCAGCGCCAGCTATGGCACTTCTTGCTGCGGGTATGGCCGCTGACCCGCTGTTTGCGACGCTAACACAACGCTTTATGCCCGCGGCGGGGGGATTTGTGGTCTCCTTCCTGCCCTTGTTCCTATTGGGGGCCGTCTTTGGCAAACTGATGGAGGACACAGGAGCCGCCATGGCACTGGCCCGCGCCATTGTCGATCGTCTGGGAACCGGGCGCGCTATATCTGCGGTCGTCTTGTCTTGTGCCGCGCTGACCTATGGCGGGGTATCGCTGTTTGTGGTGGCGTTCGCCGTCTACCCTTTGGCAACCGCGCTGTTTTCCGCGGCGGGCATCGCGCATCGACTGATCCCTGCAGCAATCGCGCTGGGTGCTTTTACCTTCACGATGAGCGCGCTGCCCGGATCGCCCGCAATCCAGAACGCGATACCGATGCCCTACTTTGGCACAACGGTCTTTGCCGCCCCCGGATTGGGGCTGATAGCCGGAGCCATCATGCTTGTGGGAGGATTGACCTATCTTGGACACAAGGCACGGGTGGTTAACCCTGATTTGGCGGCACAGTTGGCCGATGGCAGCGTGGCGCATGACCCGCCCTTGCCCCCACTGTGGTGCGCTACTTTACCCATCCTTACGGTCTTTGTGGCAAACTGGTGTCTGGCTCAGATCGTGTTGCCCCGGCTGGATCTGGGTTATCTGGCGTCATCTGAATGGGGCGATGCAACGCCTTCGCAGGTGATCGGGCTATGGGCATTAATTGGTGCGCTGACTGGCGCCATTGTGGTGTTATTGGTTTTCACTTGGACCCGTCTGGACCAACCACGCGAGACCCTAAACCAAGGGGCGCAAGCCGCGCTTTTACCACTATTCAACACGGCGGCCCTTGTTGGATTTGGGGCGGTTGTGGCGGGCTTACCAGCCTTTGGCATCGTTACGGACCTGACGGCGGATATGGCTGGCAGTATGCTCACAGGGTTGGCAGTACAGGCGAGCCTTTTGGCTGGGTTGACGGGATCTGCCTCGGGCGGGATGTCGATCGCCTTGGATACCTTGGGACCCCGCTATCTAGAGGCCGCATTGGCAGAAGGTGTGGATCCCGCAGCACTACACCGGATTGTTGCGCTTGCGACGGGCGGGTTGGACGCATTGCCGCATAACGGTGCCGTCGTCACGCTGCTTGGCATTGTTAAGCCTGACCCACAAAGAGGCGTATGGCCCGATCTTTATGGTCGCCGTGGTCATCCCAATCATCGCTTTGCTCGCGGCGCTGTTCCTATCACAATGGATCGGGGTATTTTAGGGCCAGAGCCCCAAGACATCACTTGGAAAACAGGACCGGCAGCTTGGCCTCGCTCAAAAGCCCCCGCGTGGCGGCGCCGATGACGAAATCATAGGCGCGCGAATGTCCAAAGGCCCCGGTGACCAGCATATCAGCACCGACCTCAAAGGCATCCTGCAAAAGAACATCGGGTATCTTTCCGCCATCCGGTTCGCGGTGCACAATTTCGACATTGGGGCCATGGCGAGCAAGAGCTGCGGCCAGATCATTGGCAGCATAGTCGGCCAGCGCATTACCGGGCGGCGCACCAACATGCAGGATGCGGATTTCAGCGGCGGGGCTGGCGACATCCAGCATGTCATGAACCGCGCGGGTCGCTTCGCGGGTTTCGCTCCACCCCAGCAGCACCTTTTCACCTAGCTTTTCAGCCGTGTAGTCACGCGGGATCATGAGCACTGGGCG is from Yoonia sp. GPGPB17 and encodes:
- a CDS encoding ClbS/DfsB family four-helix bundle protein — translated: MPAATNKPELLATFDKDLAKLRKTLDGVDEEHASLSAPDDGTTIKGVVAHRTHWMSMFHQWYEDGVAGREVHVPAKGYKWNQLKEYNAPLYAKGNAMDWDNLRSEFDVACDTLRAFIAEHDEGDLYKAAAHAWTGKWTLGRFAEASGPSHFRSANTYIRKVLRAASTT
- a CDS encoding endonuclease/exonuclease/phosphatase family protein, whose protein sequence is MSVMPQPFKDRPGRIASYNIRKARGLDGKRDPGRIVDVINGLDADIIALQEADRRLGDRPAALPRDLIARATDFDVVPLATNTVSIGWHGNAVLVRRGTAVAETNLFDLPGAEPRGAVSVELEHGPTIVGVHLGLLRSSRRNQLDTILSRLGSSENNIIIGDMNEWATRRGFEPLEEAYTLYAPGRSFHARRPVAALDRVALSQGLHLTDAGVEQGRLAKRASDHLPIWADVRNEGLSR
- a CDS encoding universal stress protein encodes the protein MTSATFLALQGPEGTTADLAPIIDAAQAQRGRLSVMHIGPVPLLSYSITASPYAIPVIPEGWLGERNKMAAHLVKQQKETRAHLVKQGLTGEVATLCVEPAAMHDLVGLRALFADFSIVQDSLRDNDTAFNNIVYGLLFEAPGPVLLNVVPGSKALTPNTVMIAWNSSVPAARAVRAALPMLKAAYEVIVASFDADPSRWADGENPGADLATWLSHHGCKVTVQEYVTGRKTVSQAILDRAQEHTADLVVMGAYGRSRWNERFFGGTTEEMIKQTERPVLLTH
- a CDS encoding MarR family winged helix-turn-helix transcriptional regulator, which codes for MSIILRVYTSIMVEACICTALRQAAAQSTSHYDAMLAPAGVKVTMFRLLRRINDATNLSISALAADVGLDRSTLGRNLRVLERQSLIKMSVGEDGRKRMISLTDMGRVTLVAAEPLWRRAQADYAQMIGADTMALLERLAAHEVGRQI
- a CDS encoding universal stress protein yields the protein MSLRTILVCLTNTASADDLLRAATVLARRDNAHVIGLYVAESLMVYPSIAMHIPDVNFERLVASQKAHANEVKTIFDARTIHEEFPSEWRKVSSDTGFSSDSIVASARGADLVVMAQEDDDDDRMLLNNLQERVIKECGRPVLMIPRDYTAEKLGEKVLLGWSETREATRAVHDMLDVASPAAEIRILHVGAPPGNALADYAANDLAAALARHGPNVEIVHREPDGGKIPDVLLQDAFEVGADMLVTGAFGHSRAYDFVIGAATRGLLSEAKLPVLFSK
- a CDS encoding MFS transporter, with protein sequence MTAQTTSKWHGASVALICGSLILLISLGVRHTFGLFLQPVSMDQGWGRETFAFAIALQNLVWGASQPFTGMLADRFGAKPVITIGAVLYGLGLWMMSVVAGEGLFILGAGVLIGLGLSGTTFPVIFAAISRLVAPAQRSLAMGITMSVGSFGQFALLPISLGLIVGLEWQGALITFSVLALAMFPLAFGIRNAPAPIASADEDVTFAQALRDAFAERDFWLLSLGFFACGFQVVFIAVHLPAYLADEGVGSGVATIVLALIGLVNIAGTYFAGLWGGRHRKPMLLSWIYLGRALAIAAFVLLPVTAGSAYVFGAVMGLFWLSTVPLTNGTVAAVFGVKHMSMLGGIVFFAHQLGSFAGGWLGGWLYDHTGSYDMAWGIAIGLSILAAILNWPITERTLSERRATA
- a CDS encoding GntP family permease; the encoded protein is MSILLTLIAPLGLLIWIVYRGWPVLLAAPAMALLAAGMAADPLFATLTQRFMPAAGGFVVSFLPLFLLGAVFGKLMEDTGAAMALARAIVDRLGTGRAISAVVLSCAALTYGGVSLFVVAFAVYPLATALFSAAGIAHRLIPAAIALGAFTFTMSALPGSPAIQNAIPMPYFGTTVFAAPGLGLIAGAIMLVGGLTYLGHKARVVNPDLAAQLADGSVAHDPPLPPLWCATLPILTVFVANWCLAQIVLPRLDLGYLASSEWGDATPSQVIGLWALIGALTGAIVVLLVFTWTRLDQPRETLNQGAQAALLPLFNTAALVGFGAVVAGLPAFGIVTDLTADMAGSMLTGLAVQASLLAGLTGSASGGMSIALDTLGPRYLEAALAEGVDPAALHRIVALATGGLDALPHNGAVVTLLGIVKPDPQRGVWPDLYGRRGHPNHRFARGAVPITMDRGILGPEPQDITWKTGPAAWPRSKAPAWRRR